From Scytonema millei VB511283:
ATATTCGCAAACGTGCATTGCTTGTAGTTCGTACTCAGCACCACATTCCTTACATTTCAAGGCTCTAAACGTGGCGTTTGTTTTGGTTTGGTTTGCGATCGCCTGAGTCATTAGTCATTCCCTCGATTGTCCGTCAACTTCGGTTGATACTAACACGGTGTATATAGCGAGTCAAACATACCCGACTTTTTTTGTCGGGATTTGTTTTATCACAACACAATTAGGGGCGCACAACTGTGCGCCCCTACACGAAATATGCTTTATCTGCTCTTGCTAATGTACGGGCGGGTTAACCAATCATTTCGACTGGTGAGTGAAAATCTCGGTGAACCCGCCTCTACAAACAAATGACCAATGACTCATGACAAATGACTATTCAGCCAAATTCGATGTTTGAGTTACGGCTAACTGAGGTGCAGCCAGCAGGCGAGAATATAGAGGAGTCTTGGGCTGCTGTGCGACCACGGTAGAAAGTGCGGTACGTACTTGGCTTGCGACTGCTACCGTCTTGACATCAAAAGTTTGCGTGGCAATTTTAGGATACAAACCAATGCCAACGATGGGAACTAGCAGACACATTGCGATCGCAACTTCCCTCGGTCTAGCATCGCCTAAATATGACTCGAATGCCAGTTCGCGATCTGCTTTCCCATAGAAGACTTGCCGCAACATGGACAGCAAGTAAATTGGAGTCAGAATTAAACCAACAGCCGCGAGGAACACGACGACGGTTTTGAACGCAGAACTGTAAGCGTCACTGGTGGTGATGCCGAGGAAAATTGTCAACTCACCCACAAATCCGCTCATTCCGGGTAAAGCTAGAGAAGCCATTGAAGCAGCGGTAAATAAAGCAAAGACTTTGGGCATTGCTTTCGCCATCCCCCCCATCTTTTCCATCATTAAAGTATGGGTGCGATCGTAAGCTACTCCTGATAGGAAGAATAAGCAAGCGGCGATCGCACCGTGGGAAACCATTTGCAATACCGCGCCGCCAATGCCTAAATCCGTGTAGGAAGCAATCCCAATCAGGACAAAACCCATGTGAGCTATGGAAGAATAAGCGAGTCGCCGCTTGAGATTCCCTTGACCAAAGGCAGCAAAAGCACCGTAAATAATGTTAACTACCCCCAATATTGCCAAGACTGGTGCAAAGTAAACGTGGGCATCGGGTAGCAACTCAATATTAAAGCGAATAAGCGCATAACCTCCCATCTTTAGCAATACCCCAGCCAAAATCATTGAGATTGGGGCAGATGCTTCGCTGTGCGCATCTGGCAGCCAAGTGTGCAGGGGGAATACTGGCAATTTCACAGCGAAGGCGATAAAAAATCCAGCATAGGCTAGCATCGCTAGGACTTTAGGATAGTGTTTCAGCCCCAGGGCAGTCAAATCGAATGTGACTGTATCCCCGTAGAAAGCCATTGCTAAACCGGATATCAAAATAAATATAGAAGCAGCAGCAGTATAAAGAATAAACTTAGTGGCAGCGTAGCGCCGCTTTTGTCCTCCCCAAATGGAGATCAGCAAGTATACAGGGACTAGCTCGATTTCCCACATTAAGAAGAACATCAATATATCTTGGGCAACAAACACGCCAATTTGGGCGCTGTACATGACCAAGATTAGGAAGTAGAACAAGCGTGGCTTGTTTGTCACGTTCCACGCTGCCAAAGTTGCCATCGTGGTGATAAAACCTGCTAGCAACACTAGAGGCATGGATAAACCGTCAACGGCAACCGACCAGTTTAAACCAATCTGGGGAATCCAAGCGTAGCTTTCGACGAGCTGATATGTTGAGTTTTGTAAATTAAAATTTTGCCAAAAGGCATAGAGTATGATACAGAAATCTGTGATTCCGACTCCGAGAGCGTACCAGCGAACAACTCTGCCTTGAGAGTCTGGAATCAACGGAATGGCTAGGCTGGCTACTAACGGTAGTAGGGTGATGATGCTTAGCCAAGGAACTTGTTCGGGAAACATGGCTGGGAATAAATACTTACTATCTATGCCTTCTATTCTATTAAGTTAAGTAAAGATTTGCAAAGGGAATTTCACCTACTTTACTAAAATCTTTAACTTACATAGTAAAAATACTTATAAAGTAATTTAGTATAAAAACATACGTAAAATATTTATTAGTACTGACAAATACTGGTAATGAACAATTTGCCTGCTAGAAGAAGCGACAAAGAAAAATCACCATGATACTCACCGCTACATTTACACTGAGTAATCTTAAGTATGAACCACGAATAAATAGCTACAAATAGGCTATTCAACAGAAATAAAATGATATTTTTTATACTTTATTTTTTTATTGATGAATGAAATTTTAGGTAATGACAAAAACTATTTATAGTAGCTTCTAGCACAGCTTGTACATAGAGCAAATAAGCCATTGATTTGCCAAAACAAAACGATTTTAGTCAGTGAATTAGATCGCTTGTTTCTAATCGTCAAGTTTAGAGCCTTCCTATTTTTTTAAAATTTTTTTATACTACTCTTTAAAATCAGAAAAAATTTGACGGCTAAGTTGAGTCATGAAGGGATATCTCAACTCGATCGCACATTTGCTACTTTTGGCATAGATGAGACGGTCAAGTAGGCTACAAAATTTTCTGGCAAAAATTTATTTTAATTAAGGTTATTGTATCTATGAGTATTCTCAGGCAGGCTAAGGAACTTGCTAAACTAGCTCTTCCCAAACCCTTAGTGAATCAAATTCAAAGCTGGTTAGCTCTAATATCTGTCACCAGAAGGAAGGGTTTCAGCTTCTATCTAAATTCTCCCGATCGCTTCGTATTAGAAGATACAATTATTCCTTACATCGTCAAGTGTAATGAATTTCACAAAATCCTATTTGTTGGTAGCGACTGGTACACTAAACCGTACAATCGCTATTTCCAAAACAAAGAGTACTGGACGATTGAAATTAATCCGAACAGAAAAAAGTTCGGTTCTAAACGACACGTTGTTGACTCGCTATTAAACTTAAGCCAGCATTTTGCTCCTGGGTACTTTGACTTAATAGTTTATAACGGTGTCTTCGGACATGGTATTGATAGTAGAGAAGCAACTGAGATCTCGTTTCAACAATGTTTTCAATGCTTGCGTCCAGGTGGAATGTTAGTGTTTGGCTGGAATGATGTCACCAGACACAAACCTTTCCCTGTCATTGAAGAATGTCAAAACTTGCGACAGTTTAAACCCGTTGTTTTCAGTCCCCTCGCTACTAGTCAGTATCTCGTCACCGAGAGTAGCGATCGCCATGTATTCAACTTTTATCAGAAGCCTGTACCTATGGTTGTAGAGATGCATTACGATACACCCCTACAATCTATCATCTAAACCACCTATAGCAAGTCTAAACAATTTGTGAATAATGCACGGTCGATGGTTGAGAGTTAACCGTTAGCCGTTAACCGTCAACCGTCAACCGTCAAAACGAGTTTGTTCATAACTCACATCAACTCGCTATGTATCTAAACCACGCGATTCACAATCGTCCACACGTCTCCATCAGAACGGACATGAGGGACTGAAATCGTTTGAAAGCCAGTGATGAACGGTTTGTAGTAGACTTGCCAATAACTCGGACTAATTCGATCTGCGATCGCTTTGAGCGCGCGGATTTCTTCGGCTAACTCTCCTGCAAGTTCGTTGATTCGATCGGCGTGAACTTTAGCTTGCGTTCTCCCTTCCTCAACGTGTTGCTCGATCGATTGATATTGCGATCGCACTTGCAAGGCGGTGAATTCGGCGCGTTTTTGTCGCAGTTGTGCTGTCAAAGCTGCAAGGCTTTCTAGTAGCTGTGCTAAGTCGTCATTTGTTTTCTGCGGGGGAGTACTTTCTGGTGACTCAGCGCTGAGGGAGGCGCATTCTTGCTGTAGAGCTGCAATTTGAGCGCGAATTGCCTCAATCTCTGCTTGGTTTGGTTGCATTGTATTGGTATACCAAATTCTTTGGATCTCTTTATCTAGCTTGCCAGTCTTCTAGAGGCGATCGCAAATACAATAAGTATTACGTCCTTGCTGTTTGGCACAATAGAGAGCGCGATCGGCAGCAGCGATCGATTTTTCAGTAGATATTTCCCGATGCGGAATTTGACTGCTAATTCCTAAAGACACAGTGACGTATGCACTCACCTCAGACTGAGAATGAAGAATCTGAAGCTGTTGTATCTCTGCTTGAATGCGTTCGGCGACTCGAATTGCACCTTCAGTATTGGTATTTGGCAAAATAATTCCGAATTCTTCACCACCATATCTTGCGACTAAATCTGCCGGACGTGACACAGCACGCATCAACGCCTTGGCAATGTTTTGTAAACAAATATCTCCAGCGATATGACCGTAGCAATCGTTGTATTTTTTAAAGTAATCAACATCACACAAAATTAAAGCTAGCGGTGCTTGCTCCCGTGCTAGCCGTCGCCACTCTCTCTCGATACAAGTATCAAATTGGCGACGATTAGCAATTTGGGTCAAACTATCTATATGGATGAGGTTTTGTAATTCCTGATTTGCTTTTTGCAGCGCGATCGCTTGTTCCGTTACCTGGCGTGTCAAAAAGCTCAATTGTAAATGTACTGACGCTCTAGCGATAACTTCTGCTGCGTAAAATGGTTTTGTAATATAGTCTACTGCTCCGATAGCAAAGCCTTTAATTTTAGCCTGCGGATCGGCTAAGGCAGTGATAAAAATAATGGGGATTTTTTGCGTGTCTGGATTTGCTTTGAGTCTACTACAGGTTTCAAATCCATCCAGTGCTTCCATCTGAACATCTAATAATATGAGATCGGGTGGTTCGCACTTTACTAGCTCGATCGCGCTTTCGCCATCCATCGCAACTCTAATGTTAAATCCAGCGCTTTTTAGCGTATGCGATAGAACTGACAAGTTTGTGGGGTTGTCATCCACAATTAATATCAGTCCAGTAGTTAGAGCTTTCATCACAGTACTATAAGATTAAATTTAACAATAGAACTACTGTTGAAAAAATAAACTTAAACGCAGATTTAAGCCGGGGTGATGCAAATGAACATTGATTGTTTATTTGTGGTTTATTCATTAAACGCTCGTATTAATATTTAATATAGCAGTCATAAATATTTTACGAACAATAATTATCTATTGTTCGTATCTATCATTTCTAGGATAAAATAGAAGCCTATTATACGTTCATAAATCAAACAAGAGTGCTATAATAGAAAGCCCAATACTCGTCATGGCTTCAATTTTCTATATATTTTTGCAGTATTTGTCGTAGTTTCTTAACTTGAAAGCTTTCGGTTAGCTGAATGATTTCTTGAGCAAAATATAGATATTTACCATTTAACCTTTCTAATTGATAGGCTACAGTTAAAATTTTATCGAGATCGCCTTTCTTAACGAGTTCGTATAGTTGAGTCAAAATTTCTTCTGGAGGCAGCCCGATTTGATGATGTTGGATAGCATAGTTTTGAATTGATGAGACTATTTGATTTTCTTGTTGTTCGTAAATCCAGGTTAAATTTAAATGCGAGCGTAACATTTCTAATAAAATTTCTGCTTGTACTGGTTTGGGTAAAAATTCATCAGCTCCAGCAGTTAAACTACGATATTGATTGGTTTCAAATACACTAGCAGAAGAGGCGATCGCGATAATTCCAGAAAGTTGCTCTGAGGCGCGAATTCTCTGTAACATTTCAAAGCCATTCATCAATGGCATTAGTAAGTCAGTAATAATGAGATCGGGATAAAATTTGTCCGCTTTCTCTAAACCTTCTCGACCGTTTTCAGCTTCTACTATTTCAAATCCAAGTGGCTCTAAAAGACTAACTATAACAGAACGATTTTCCCAGCGATCGTCAACTACCAAAATTCTCTGTTTGTTACCATGAAAACCAACAATCTTACCTTGAGACCTCAGCCTAGCTATGTCCAACCATCTTGTAGTTTCAGTCAATTCTAGATCGAACCAAAAAATACTACCTTTTCCTATTTGACTAGATACCTGAATATTACTCTTCATTAACGAAACAATTTTCTGAGTAATTGCCAGTCCTAAACCACTTCCCTGCGCTTGATATTTATTATCTCCCACTTGCTCGAAGGGTAAAAAAATCTTGGTTAATTGTTCGGTTGTCATGCCTACACCAGTATCCTCGATTTGAAACCTTACCTGATAATTTATATTTTCGAGTTTTCGGCTTTTAACGATAAATTTAACCTCACCGTACTCTGTAAATTTAATTGCATTACCGAGCAAGTTAATTAATACCTGTCGCAAACGCTTCTCATCAGCACAAATTCCAGTAGGTATTTCCCCTTCCAAACTATAAATAAAAGCAATTTTCTTTTGCTCAGCACGAACGCTAAAAATTTCGACTACTCCTTGCAGAAAAGCAGGAAAATGAAATTCTATAGGATAAAGTTCCATTTTCCGCGCTTCAATTTTTGAAAGATCGAGAATATCATTAATCAGGGTGAGGAGATGATTGCCACACTGAGCAATAATGTTAAGTCCTTTATGTTCTTGCTCTGCCATTCTTGAAGAACGTTGGAGAATTTGAGCGTAACCCAAAATACCATTTAACGGAGTCCGCAGTTCATGGCTCATATTAGCGAGAAATTCGCTTTTAGCTTGATTCGCAGTATCAGCAGCTTCTTTTGCTAATTGCAGTTGTAGAGTACGTTCGCTCACGCGCTGTTCTAATGCTTGATTTGTCTTTTCTAAAGCTGCAAAAGATTCTCGCAATTGTCCTGCCATTTGGTGGAAGGACTTAGTTAAAATATCGAGTTCTTGAATACCTTTAACTGTGACTGTTTGCTCTAAATTTCCAGCAGCAATTTCCTGACTGGCTCGACTCAATTTTAAAATTGGTTGAGTAATCCAACGAGAAGTATAAATACCAATTGCTGTAGCGATCGCTAATGCTCCTAAACAGAGCAATATTGTAGTACGAGTATTGGCGTTAATTTGTGCCATGAAATCAGCTTCAGGCACAACGACAACCACTAACCAATCCAAACCATATCTATCTCGCCACGGTGTTACTTGGACGAACTGGCGATTTCCTCCTAGCGTATACTCTAGCTGTTGGCTGTGTTGAATCTGTTTTAGGCTGTCAAACTTAGTTTGTAAATATCGTGCTGTAGATTGAATTAAGCGATCGCGACTGTTGAGAAAATTTAGCCGCTGCGCTTTGCCATGCATAATTTTATATGGCGGTTCAGAACTCGAACTTCCTACGACTAATCCATTCCGTTCGACAATCAAAATTTTTCCCGACTGGCTCACATGTATGCGGCGCAAGAAATCACCAATCTGTGTCAGTCGCAGATCGACGCTAATAACTCCCAGCAGTGCTTTATTCTTGTTATAAATTGGATAGCCAGCTGCAACTGATAAAATGTCTGGATCTTCATCCCAAGCGTAAACCTGGCTCCAAGTCGGTTTACCTGTTCGCGCTGTATCTTGAAAAACAGACTCCGATCGCGGATCGTAACCTGGCAAGATCTTAATTAACTTAGTACGATTGCCACGACTATCTGTAGCGTATATATAATCTTTTCCTTTGGTAGCTGAAGAGACTTCATCAATTACAGCCTCTTTGGGATTTTTGTAATAGCCAGCTGCGGCAAATTCACCTTTTACTGTTGCGTAAGAAATATAGCCAACATTAAATACCTGCAACTGCTTCCAGAAGTAATGTCCTAGTTTAGGATAGTTTTGCAAGTTCAAATGTCCTAATTCCACCGCATCGGCATTGATTTGATTAATTTGATGTGGAGTAGCTAGATAAGTATCGAGGTGTCGATTGACTAAATGACTCGCTTTAGTCATTAATTGGTAAGCTAGGTCATTTATCGCCTGCTGACTATTTCGGAAGGAAAAATACCCTACTAGTCCCACTGCGGCGAAGATTTGTAGCACGAACGGCACGACTAGAATCAGGCGCAGTGGTAGCTTTTTAGAATTGGTAGTCACGGAAGTTCGCATACTCTACAACTTTTACAGATGGAAGAATGGAAGATTCTTCTAGTAACAGTAAAACTTTTCTACAAAAACAATTAAATCGATCTCAGAGAGCGATCTATATAAAGTCTTATTCATAAACCTATTTGGCTACATTACTAAGCAATTTTCATTTGCTCTTAATGTTTGCAGCTAGAAGTTGCAGTTATTTAGCGATTTAGTTATGGTTTTCTCAAATGCAAATGTTAAATATTTAACAATAAAAAATGTAAATTATGCAACACTGAGAAAAAGTAGATATTTCACGCTCAAATAGCACTCGTCGATCGCATCTTTAAATCTTGACAAGAGGTATTGCGATCGCTATTTCAATCTTTATTTTTTTAACACCAGAAAAATTAATACACCTAGATTAAACAAAAATTATTATACAAAATACCTTACTGTAGTTATAATGTGCGCCAACCACGTAACTTAATTTACGGTGTGAGTTATGAAGTTATCTAAATTAGCCTTGCTTGCCTATCCTGCGATCGTGGCATTAATACTTATAGCACCCGATCCAGCTCAGGCTAGAGAAATTGTGACTCAAGCTAACGATACCTCAAAATCGGTATCTCCTCCTCCCTTAGTAGACATTGTATTCGATCGCCCAACTCCTAAACCTTCGACCAATATCACAGAAACTCCCTCCAAAGATGAAGTTCCGACTTTAGATTTCACTGATGAAGAGTCGCAGACTGCAATTCAAAGATATGGTTGTGACTGTTCTAGTTGTATCGTTGCAGTTCAGCAATTACAGGGTAAGCTACCGCTTTGACAGTTATCAGTGACTAGTGGCTAGCGGCTAGTGGCTAAGTAGGATCAGTTGTTAGTGTAGAGATGTTACATGTAACGTCTCTATATTTTTAAATTCGTTTTTTCGATTGTTTGAATTGACGTAAGATTGAAAGAGAACGATTTGCTACTGCTGGCTGGGTTAAAATACCTTGGGATGGGCTGAATAATAGCGCTAATACAAATAATCCTGAAACTACTAAGACAATCGCCGCACCAGAAGGAATATTGAAATAGTAGCTAAAATACATTCCAGTGACGCTACTAAAAATCCCAATAATTGCTCCAAAAATCATCATTTGATACAATTCTTTTACGAGTAAGTAAGCTGTAGCTCCAGGTCCAATTAAGAGCGAAACAACTAACACTATACCTACTGCTTGCATACTTACAATAATTGTCAAGGTAATAGCAGCCGTTAAGCCTAAGTGAATTAAAGTGACTGGTAGACCGACAGCTTGAGCGCCCAAAGGATCGAAAGTATAAAATAATAGTTCCTTGTAAAATAGCTTCACTAACAGTAATATAATAACGGCGATCGCTAAGGTTCTCCAGACATCAGTTGTTGTGACTCCTAAAATATCGCCAAAAAGAAACTGATGTAGGTCTAGTTTACTTTTGAGTACGGTAATTAGGGTAATTCCTAATGCTAAAAAGCCCGAAAAAACTAACGCCATTGCTACATCAACTTTGATTCGAGACTGAGACTGAATCCAAGAGATGACAAACGTACTGAGCGTACCGGAAATAAATGCACCGACAAATATATCAATTCCTAGAAAAAAGGCGATCGCTAGTCCTGGTAAGACTGCATGGGCGATAACATCTCCTAATAACCCCATGCGTTGCACGATTAAATAAGTACCGACAATCGAGCAAAGCACGCCTAGTAAAATTGCTGTTACTAGCGCTAAACGCATAAATTCAAAACTTAGTGGTTCGATTAATAAATTGGACATTAGTAGTTGGTAATTAGTAATTAGTAGGGGCGCACAGCTGTGCGCCCCTAATGACGTAACAATAATACGCTATCTCCGTAGGCGCGTTGAATGTTGGCTGTTGTCGCGACTTCTTTGAGTGAACCGTTGGCGATTAACTGACGATTTAATAATAAGAGTCGATCGCATTTGATTAATGTTGTGGCGAGATCGTGAGTAATGACTAATAGCGTTTTACCTTGCGATTTTAATTCGGAAAATACATCAAACATAATTGTTTCGGTTTTCTTGTCGATGCCAACAAATGGCTCGTCAAAAAAGAATAATTCTGCTTCCTGTGCTAGCGATCGCGCTAAGAATACTCGCTGCTGTTGTCCGCCGGATAACTCGCCAATTTGTCTGTGACGCAGTTCCCACATCCCAACTCGATCTATAGCGGTGGCGACAATTTGTTTGGATTGACGATTGGGTTCGCGCCACCATCCCGTCTGTCTCGTCCGCGCCATCATGACAACGTTCCATACGGTCACGGGATAATCCCAGTCAATTTGCGTGCGTTGGGGAACATATGCTACTGCATCTAATTGCTGTTTCAAAGCGCGATCGCAATACTTTACCACTCCACTTGCAGCTGGTACTAAACCCAACATTGCCTTAACCATCGTGCTTTTCCCCGCACCATTAGGACCGATCGCGCCAACGAGTTGTCCTGGTTGCAGCCGAAAACTGACATCTTCAACAGCAGATACACCTCGATAGCTGACGGTTAAATGTTGGACTTCTAACATATGCCCTCTTATAGCACAATGATAATCATTATCACTCAAGCTCGAAAAGAAAATGTTAAAGTTGTCTGTCAAATCCATAACTACCGTTGCGATGGCACTTGGTATAGCTGGATTGAATTTCAAAGGGGATGAGGCGATCGCGCAGAAAAATAACTTACCACTTGTCGTTGCAACTAACAGCGTTACCTGCGGATTAACTCAAGAAATCGCGGCAAACACCATAGACTTAAAATGTTTAATCGAGCCTGGTGCTGACCCTCACTTATATCAACCAAAACCAGAAGATAGCAAAGCGATCGAGCAAGCGCAATTAATTTTGTATGGTGGTTACAACTTTGAGTCTGGTTTAATTAAACTGATCGAAGCCACCTCTAACCTCGCGCCTAAAGTAGCAGTGCATGAGATTGGCGTTCCCAAACCCCAACAACTTGAGGAAGACGGACAAACCGTTACCGATCCGCACGTCTGGCATAATGCCCAAAACGGTATTCGCATCGCTAATGCGATCGCTGACTCCTTGTCAAAAGCATTTCCGAATCACGCCGCAAAGTATACCAGCAATACCAAACAACTGACGGGCGAACTCAAACAGATCGATACTTGGATTAAATCTCAGATTCAGACAATTCCACCTGGACAGCGTAAATTAGTCACCACCCACGATGCAATGGGTTACTATGCAAATGCTTATAAAATTCCAATTGAAGGAGCCTTACAAGGAATTAGCACGGAAGAAAGACCTACAGCCGCTAGGGTAGCAGAACTCGTCAAAGATATTAGAAAGTCTGGCGTTCCGACAATATTTGCTGAAAAGACAGTCAACCCGCAACTGATTGAAGCTGTAGCAAGGGAAGCAAACGTCAAAGTTGCAGACAGAGAACTCTATGCTGATAGTTTAGGAGAACCAGGCACAGACGGCGATACTTACCCAAAAATGCTAGTAGCCAATACCCGCACAATTGTCGAGGGGTTGGGAGGGAATTATGCTGCATTTGAGTCTAAGTCTATGCCGTAAAGGAGGCGGGAGTCGGAAAGAAAGTGGTTAGTGGCTAGTGTGACCAGTTATCAGTGACCAGTTACCAGTGACCAGTTACCAGTAACTTTTCTCCCTCAGCTCCCTCAGCTTCCTCCGCTTCCTCAGCTCTCTTCTTCCCCTCGCTCCTCACTCCTCGCTCCTTATCAAATAAACTTTCTTGACATTTCCCAAAAAATATGATTATCTCTAGTAGACTTTTGGCGAAAAAGCTCAGAAGGAGGTTGGGGCGTGTTTTATCGTTGTGCTGTGTTGGGAATTTTAGGGTTATTGGCTAGTGGTGTACCCGCTTACGGTCAAAGCTGTCAGTCATTAAATGCGATCGGGGGTGATGGGACGCAGGTGAGGAAAATTGTTTCCGCACCAGGAATGTTGATCTCTCGGAATAACTACAATACCGATTTTGGCGTACCAGGCGGTGCTATGTTCGATCGCTTTGTCGTCGATCTAATGCCAGAGCAAACTGCTAAGTACAATATCTCGGTGTACCTGAAATATAGCGATGGCACGAAAGACCAGTTCTATCGCAATTCTTCTGTGAGGCTGTTAGAAGGTCAACCGCTAAAAATTGCGGCTATTCCCCGTCGCGACAATCAACCCTATCAGGTCAATGTGAGAGTTGGAGATATTAGCTCTACAGGTCATCAATACTCGGTTTCTGTAGCTGGTTGTTTAGCAGAAGAGGAATTTGGGGATGCAGGCACTTCCGAAAGGGTAAATGACCTCAACACAGCGGAAAATGCCGAACTTCCCCCAACTTTGGAAGATCCTAACCGAATCGAGAATACCGAACTGCCAGTAACTCTAGAAGATCCCAACCAACTGCATTAGGGTGTAGTATCCTACACCCCACACCCTCTCATAGCGTTGCTGCTAGTTCCTTGAGGCGATCGCTACCATTGCGGAAGATAGACCAACCATCACCGACAAGTACGGTTTCAATACTATCGATCGCGGCAATGCGGCGGACTGAAGCTACAGCATCCGCTTTGTGACTGAGCTTGTCGTCTGGCAAAATTGTCAGGCTACCAGCTTTGGGGGCGCGGATTAAGTCGCCTGTAATTAAAGTCTTACCTTCAATTAAGAGTGTCAATTCCCCAAGAGTTTTGGAACCAGATAAAGCAAAAACTTGCAACCCTGGGACTAACTCATCCCCATCCATCAGCCAGCGATCGCACGCAATGGGAAAGGTTTCTTTCTCACCTAATGGGGCAGCAATTTTCGCTCCGGTGACATGAGCGATACCTTTAGCTGCCCTGATATGGTCTGA
This genomic window contains:
- a CDS encoding hybrid sensor histidine kinase/response regulator is translated as MTTNSKKLPLRLILVVPFVLQIFAAVGLVGYFSFRNSQQAINDLAYQLMTKASHLVNRHLDTYLATPHQINQINADAVELGHLNLQNYPKLGHYFWKQLQVFNVGYISYATVKGEFAAAGYYKNPKEAVIDEVSSATKGKDYIYATDSRGNRTKLIKILPGYDPRSESVFQDTARTGKPTWSQVYAWDEDPDILSVAAGYPIYNKNKALLGVISVDLRLTQIGDFLRRIHVSQSGKILIVERNGLVVGSSSSEPPYKIMHGKAQRLNFLNSRDRLIQSTARYLQTKFDSLKQIQHSQQLEYTLGGNRQFVQVTPWRDRYGLDWLVVVVVPEADFMAQINANTRTTILLCLGALAIATAIGIYTSRWITQPILKLSRASQEIAAGNLEQTVTVKGIQELDILTKSFHQMAGQLRESFAALEKTNQALEQRVSERTLQLQLAKEAADTANQAKSEFLANMSHELRTPLNGILGYAQILQRSSRMAEQEHKGLNIIAQCGNHLLTLINDILDLSKIEARKMELYPIEFHFPAFLQGVVEIFSVRAEQKKIAFIYSLEGEIPTGICADEKRLRQVLINLLGNAIKFTEYGEVKFIVKSRKLENINYQVRFQIEDTGVGMTTEQLTKIFLPFEQVGDNKYQAQGSGLGLAITQKIVSLMKSNIQVSSQIGKGSIFWFDLELTETTRWLDIARLRSQGKIVGFHGNKQRILVVDDRWENRSVIVSLLEPLGFEIVEAENGREGLEKADKFYPDLIITDLLMPLMNGFEMLQRIRASEQLSGIIAIASSASVFETNQYRSLTAGADEFLPKPVQAEILLEMLRSHLNLTWIYEQQENQIVSSIQNYAIQHHQIGLPPEEILTQLYELVKKGDLDKILTVAYQLERLNGKYLYFAQEIIQLTESFQVKKLRQILQKYIEN
- a CDS encoding methyltransferase domain-containing protein, which translates into the protein MSILRQAKELAKLALPKPLVNQIQSWLALISVTRRKGFSFYLNSPDRFVLEDTIIPYIVKCNEFHKILFVGSDWYTKPYNRYFQNKEYWTIEINPNRKKFGSKRHVVDSLLNLSQHFAPGYFDLIVYNGVFGHGIDSREATEISFQQCFQCLRPGGMLVFGWNDVTRHKPFPVIEECQNLRQFKPVVFSPLATSQYLVTESSDRHVFNFYQKPVPMVVEMHYDTPLQSII
- a CDS encoding diguanylate cyclase domain-containing protein → MKALTTGLILIVDDNPTNLSVLSHTLKSAGFNIRVAMDGESAIELVKCEPPDLILLDVQMEALDGFETCSRLKANPDTQKIPIIFITALADPQAKIKGFAIGAVDYITKPFYAAEVIARASVHLQLSFLTRQVTEQAIALQKANQELQNLIHIDSLTQIANRRQFDTCIEREWRRLAREQAPLALILCDVDYFKKYNDCYGHIAGDICLQNIAKALMRAVSRPADLVARYGGEEFGIILPNTNTEGAIRVAERIQAEIQQLQILHSQSEVSAYVTVSLGISSQIPHREISTEKSIAAADRALYCAKQQGRNTYCICDRL
- a CDS encoding metal ABC transporter ATP-binding protein — protein: MLEVQHLTVSYRGVSAVEDVSFRLQPGQLVGAIGPNGAGKSTMVKAMLGLVPAASGVVKYCDRALKQQLDAVAYVPQRTQIDWDYPVTVWNVVMMARTRQTGWWREPNRQSKQIVATAIDRVGMWELRHRQIGELSGGQQQRVFLARSLAQEAELFFFDEPFVGIDKKTETIMFDVFSELKSQGKTLLVITHDLATTLIKCDRLLLLNRQLIANGSLKEVATTANIQRAYGDSVLLLRH
- a CDS encoding metal ABC transporter permease, which produces MSNLLIEPLSFEFMRLALVTAILLGVLCSIVGTYLIVQRMGLLGDVIAHAVLPGLAIAFFLGIDIFVGAFISGTLSTFVISWIQSQSRIKVDVAMALVFSGFLALGITLITVLKSKLDLHQFLFGDILGVTTTDVWRTLAIAVIILLLVKLFYKELLFYTFDPLGAQAVGLPVTLIHLGLTAAITLTIIVSMQAVGIVLVVSLLIGPGATAYLLVKELYQMMIFGAIIGIFSSVTGMYFSYYFNIPSGAAIVLVVSGLFVLALLFSPSQGILTQPAVANRSLSILRQFKQSKKRI
- a CDS encoding NAD(P)H-quinone oxidoreductase subunit 4, giving the protein MFPEQVPWLSIITLLPLVASLAIPLIPDSQGRVVRWYALGVGITDFCIILYAFWQNFNLQNSTYQLVESYAWIPQIGLNWSVAVDGLSMPLVLLAGFITTMATLAAWNVTNKPRLFYFLILVMYSAQIGVFVAQDILMFFLMWEIELVPVYLLISIWGGQKRRYAATKFILYTAAASIFILISGLAMAFYGDTVTFDLTALGLKHYPKVLAMLAYAGFFIAFAVKLPVFPLHTWLPDAHSEASAPISMILAGVLLKMGGYALIRFNIELLPDAHVYFAPVLAILGVVNIIYGAFAAFGQGNLKRRLAYSSIAHMGFVLIGIASYTDLGIGGAVLQMVSHGAIAACLFFLSGVAYDRTHTLMMEKMGGMAKAMPKVFALFTAASMASLALPGMSGFVGELTIFLGITTSDAYSSAFKTVVVFLAAVGLILTPIYLLSMLRQVFYGKADRELAFESYLGDARPREVAIAMCLLVPIVGIGLYPKIATQTFDVKTVAVASQVRTALSTVVAQQPKTPLYSRLLAAPQLAVTQTSNLAE